A section of the Phaseolus vulgaris cultivar G19833 chromosome 8, P. vulgaris v2.0, whole genome shotgun sequence genome encodes:
- the LOC137823765 gene encoding transcription initiation factor TFIID subunit 15b-like encodes MSGNYDQGGGGYGRNDGGGHGGRGGGGFGGRGGYQGGDRGGRGGGRGGGSGRDGDWRCPNSSCGNLNFARRVECNKCGAPSPAGANDRGGGGGGGGGGYNRGGYGNSRGGRSGNYDEGRGNGYNSGRGNNNVGRSGGGNRGSQGREDGGYGQAPAPAAQPYGGAGGNYPPAYNSSGGSSNYGTDVVPPPASYTGGPASYPSPYGSNTGGYGAGSQGGFGGAPADSPAKVKQCDENCGDSCDNSRIYISNLPPDVTIEELRELFGGIGQVGRIKQKRGYKDQWPWNIKLYTDEKGNNKGDGCLVYEDPSAAHSAGGFYNNYDLRGHKIAVTMAEKSAPKAPPAHNQGGNRGGYGRRDNYRDGGGSGPDRRDNYGGNRSRPY; translated from the exons ATGTCTGGAAATTACGATCAAGGTGGTGGCGGATATGGGCGTAACGATGGCGGCGGTCACGGTGGTCGAGGAGGTGGAGGATTCGGCGGACGAG GTGGGTATCAAGGCGGGGATCGTGGTGGGCGAGGTGGTGGCCGCGGCGGCGGAAGTGGTAGAGACGGTGACTGGCGTTGCCCTAACTCGAG TTGTGGGAATTTGAACTTTGCAAGAAGGGTTGAATGTAACAAATGTGGTGCTCCTTCTCCTGCTGGTGCTAATGAtcgtggtggtggtggtggcggTGGCGGTGGTGGCTATAATAGAGGGGGATATGGCAACAGTCGTGGGGGTAGATCTGGTAACTATGATGAAGGAAGAGGTAATGGCTATAACAGTGGTAGGGGAAATAACAATGTTGGTAGAAGTGGGGGAGGCAATAGAGGTAGTCAAGGCAGAGAAGATGGTGGATATGGTCAAGCTCCTGCACCTGCAGCTCAACCTTATGGTGGGGCTGGTGGAAACTATCCACCTGCATACAATTCTTCTGGTGGCAGTTCAAATTATGGAACTGATGTGGTTCCTCCACCTGCAAGCTATACTGGTGGACCTGCATCTTATCCTTCACCATATGGGAGTAATACTGGTGGTTATGGTGCTGGTAGCCAAGGTGGATTTGGTGGAGCTCCTGCTGACTCCCCCGCTAAGGTGAAGCAATGTGACGAGAATTGTGGGGATTCCTGTGACAACTCTAGAATCTACATATCAAACTTACCTCCGGATGTGACTATTGAAGAATTGAGAGAACTTTTTGGGGGCATTGGACAA GTTGgaagaataaaacaaaagaGGGGGTACAAAGACCAGTGGCCTTGGAACATAAAGCTATACACTGATGAGAAAGGAAACAACAAGGGTGATGGTTGTCTAGTGTATGAAGACCCTTCCGCAGCTCATTCTGCTGGCGGTTTTTACAATA ATTATGATTTGAGGGGTCACAAAATCGCTGTTACAATGGCAGAAAAGTCTGCACCAAAAGCTCCACCTGCACATAACCAGGG GGGCAATAGGGGTGGCTATGGACGCAGAGACAATTACAGAGATGGAGGTGGTTCTGGTCCTGATAGGCGTGATAATTATGGTGGGAACCGTTCACGGCCATACTGA
- the LOC137824436 gene encoding cinnamoyl-CoA reductase 1-like gives MEKVVCVTGGSGAIASWLVHLLLDRGYTVHATVRNLNDEAETKHLKALDGASERLRLFQMELLHYDSVLEAMRGCAGVFHIASPCIVDEVQDPQKDLLDPAVKGTVNVLTAAKEAGVRRVVVTSSITAIVPSPNWPGDVPKKEECWTDVEFCKEKALWYPLSKTLAEKAAWDLAKESEWDVVVVNPGMVLGPVIAPRLNASMLMLLHLLQGSDETYENIFMGSVHFKDVALAHILVYENKSAVGRHLCAEAISHFGDFAAQVGELYPEYNVPKMQRDTQPGLLRVKDASTKLMDLGLQFTPIEEIIKDAVEDLKKKGFLA, from the exons ATGGAGAAGGTGGTGTGTGTCACCGGCGGCAGCGGCGCCATCGCTTCCTGGCTCGTCCACCTCCTTCTGGACCGCGGCTACACCGTTCACGCCACCGTCCGAAATCTCA ACGATGAGGCCGAGACAAAGCATCTAAAAGCCTTGGATGGAGCGTCGGAGCGCCTCCGCCTCTTCCAGATGGAGCTCCTCCACTACGACTCCGTACTCGAAGCCATGCGCGGCTGCGCCGGCGTATTCCACATCGCCTCTCCCTGCATTGTTGATGAAGTCCAGGACCCCCAG AAGGATCTTCTGGACCCGGCGGTAAAGGGCACCGTGAACGTGCTAACGGCAGCGAAAGAAGCTGGAGTGCGTCGCGTGGTGGTGACGTCCTCCATCACCGCGATTGTTCCGAGCCCCAATTGGCCCGGTGATGTTCCAAAGAAGGAGGAGTGCTGGACTGACGTTGAATTTTGCAAGGAAAAAGCG TTGTGGTATCCATTGTCGAAGACATTGGCCGAGAAAGCAGCGTGGGATTTGGCAAAGGAGAGTGAGTGGGATGTTGTTGTAGTGAATCCTGGGATGGTGTTGGGTCCGGTTATTGCACCGAGGCTTAATGCAAGCATGCTCATGCTTTTGCACCTTCTTCAAG GTTCTGATGAAACATATGAGAACATTTTTATGGGATCGGTCCACTTTAAGGATGTAGCATTGGCACATATCTTGGTGTATGAGAACAAATCTGCAGTTGGTAGGCATCTGTGTGCTGAAGCTATCTCTCACTTTGGTGATTTTGCAGCCCAAGTTGGTGAACTTTATCCAGAGTACAATGTGCCTAA GATGCAACGAGATACCCAACCAGGATTACTGAGAGTGAAGGATGCATCAACGAAACTTATGGATTTGGGTTTGCAATTCACTCCAATTGAAGAGATTATTAAGGATGCTGTAGAAGATTTGAAGAAAAAAGGATTCCTTGCATAA
- the LOC137824434 gene encoding phenylacetaldehyde reductase-like: MEKVVCVTGGSGAIGSWLVHLLLDRGYTVHATVQNLNDEGETKHLEALDGASERLRLFQMELLHYDSVLAAVCGCAGVFHVASPCTVEQVQDPQKELLDPAIKGTMNVLTAAKEAGVRRVVVTSSVSAITPSPNWPGDVPKTENCWTDVEFCKQNGLWYPLSKTLAEKAAWDFAKETGLDVVVVNPGNVVGPVIAPRLNGSMVMFVRLLQGCDDTYENFFMGTVHFKDVALAHILVYENKSAVGRHVCVESISHYGDFVAKVAELYPEYNVPKMQRDTQPGLLRVKDGSKKLMDLGLQFIPMEKIIKDAVEDLKRKGYLS, encoded by the exons ATGGAGAAGGTGGTGTGTGTCACCGGCGGCAGCGGCGCCATCGGTTCATGGCTCGTCCACCTCCTTCTGGACCGCGGCTACACCGTTCACGCCACCGTCCAAAATCTCA ACGATGAGGGCGAGACGAAGCATCTAGAAGCCTTGGATGGAGCGTCGGAGCGCCTCCGCCTCTTCCAGATGGAGCTCCTCCACTACGACTCCGTCCTCGCCGCCGTGTGCGGCTGCGCCGGCGTATTCCATGTCGCCTCTCCCTGCACTGTTGAACAAGTCCAGGACCCCCAG AAGGAGCTTTTGGACCCTGCGATAAAGGGCACCATGAACGTGCTGACGGCAGCGAAAGAAGCTGGAGTTCGTCGCGTGGTGGTCACGTCCTCTGTCTCCGCGATTACTCCGAGCCCCAATTGGCCCGGTGATGTTCCAAAGACGGAGAACTGCTGGACTGACGTTGAATTTTGCAAGCAAAATGGG TTGTGGTATCCATTGTCCAAGACTTTGGCCGAGAAAGCAGCTTGGGATTTTGCAAAGGAGACTGGGTTGGATGTTGTAGTAGTGAATCCTGGCAATGTGGTGGGTCCGGTTATTGCACCGAGGCTTAATGGAAGCATGGTCATGTTCGTGCGCCTTCTTCAAG GTTGTGATGATACATATGAGAACTTTTTTATGGGAACAGTCCACTTTAAGGATGTAGCATTGGCGCATATTTTGGTGTATGAGAACAAATCTGCAGTTGGTAGGCATGTGTGTGTTGAATCTATCTCTCACTATGGTGATTTTGTTGCCAAAGTTGCTGAACTTTATCCAGAGTACAATGTGCCTAA GATGCAACGAGATACCCAACCAGGATTATTGAGAGTGAAGGATGGATCAAAGAAACTTATGGATTTGGGTTTGCAATTCATTCCAATGGAGAAGATTATTAAGGATGCTGTAGAGGATTTGAAGAGAAAAGGGTACCTTTCATAG
- the LOC137824435 gene encoding cinnamoyl-CoA reductase 1-like: MEKVVCVTGGSGGIGSWLVHLLLDRGYTVHATVQNLNDEAETKHLQDLDGASERLRLFQMELLHYDSVLAAMRGCAGVFHLASPCIVDQVSDPQKDLLDPAIKGTVNVLTAAKEAGVRRVVVTSSVSAIIPSPSWPGDVPKREDCWADVEFCKQKGLWYPLSKTLAEKAAWEFAKESGLDVVVVNPGTVMGPIISPRLNASMLMLLRLLQGSDETYEDIYMGSVHLKDVTLAHILVYENKSAVGRHVCVESISHFGDFAAKVGELYPEYNVPKMQRDTQPGLLRVKDGSKKLMDLGLQITPIEEIIKDSVEDLKKKGFLP; the protein is encoded by the exons ATGGAGAAGGTGGTGTGTGTCACCGGCGGCAGCGGCGGCATCGGTTCATGGCTCGTGCACCTCCTTCTGGACCGCGGCTACACCGTTCACGCCACCGTCCAAAATCTCA ACGATGAGGCCGAGACAAAGCATCTACAAGACTTGGATGGAGCGTCGGAGCGCCTCCGCCTCTTTCAGATGGAGCTCCTCCACTATGACTCCGTACTCGCTGCCATGCGCGGCTGCGCCGGCGTTTTCCACCTCGCCTCTCCCTGCATTGTTGATCAAGTCTCGGATCCCCAG AAGGATCTTCTGGACCCGGCGATAAAGGGTACCGTGAACGTATTAACGGCAGCGAAAGAAGCAGGAGTGCGTCGCGTGGTGGTCACGTCCTCCGTCTCGGCGATTATTCCGAGCCCCAGTTGGCCCGGTGATGTTCCAAAGAGGGAGGACTGCTGGGCTGACGTTGAATTTTGCAAGCAAAAAGGG TTGTGGTATCCATTGTCGAAGACTTTGGCGGAGAAAGCAGCTTGGGAATTTGCAAAGGAGAGTGGGTTGGATGTTGTTGTAGTGAATCCTGGCACTGTGATGGGTCCGATTATTTCACCCAGGCTTAATGCAAGCATGCTCATGCTCTTGCGCCTTCTTCAAG GTTCTGATGAAACATACGAGGACATTTATATGGGATCGGTCCACTTGAAGGATGTAACATTGGCACATATTTTGGTGTATGAGAACAAATCTGCAGTTGGTAGGCATGTGTGTGTTGAATCTATCTCTCACTTTGGTGATTTTGCGGCCAAAGTTGGTGAACTTTATCCAGAGTACAATGTGCCTAA GATGCAACGAGATACCCAACCAGGATTATTGAGAGTGAAGGATGGATCAAAGAAACTTATGGATTTGGGTTTGCAAATCACTCCAATTGAGGAGATTATTAAGGATTCTGTAGAGGATTTGAAGAAAAAAGGATTCCTTCCATAA
- the LOC137824437 gene encoding cinnamoyl-CoA reductase 2-like — protein MEKVVCVTGGSGAIGSWLVHLLLDRGYTVHATVQNLNDEAETKHLQALDGASERLRLFQMELLHYDSVLEAIRGCAGVFHIASPCIVGQVQDPQKDLLDPAIKGTANVLTAAKEAGVRRVVVTSSVAAIIPSPTWPGDVPKREECWADVELCKQKALWYSLSKTLAEKAVWDFAKESGLDVVTVNPGIVLGEVIAPRLNASMLMLLRLLQGCDDTYEDIFMGSVHFKDVALAHILVYENKSAAGRHVCVEAISHYGDFAAKVGELYPEYKVPKMQRDTQPGLLRVKDGSKKLMDLGLQITPIEEIIKDSVEDLKKKGFLP, from the exons ATGGAGAAGGTGGTGTGTGTCACCGGCGGCAGCGGCGCAATCGGTTCCTGGCTCGTCCACCTCCTTCTGGACCGCGGCTACACCGTTCACGCCACCGTCCAAAATCTCA ACGACGAGGCCGAGACAAAGCATCTACAAGCCTTGGATGGAGCGTCGGAGCGCCTCCGCCTCTTCCAGATGGAGCTCCTCCACTACGACTCCGTACTCGAAGCCATCCGCGGCTGCGCCGGCGTATTCCACATTGCCTCTCCCTGCATTGTTGGTCAAGTCCAGGACCCCCAG AAGGATCTTCTGGACCCGGCGATAAAGGGCACCGCGAACGTGCTAACGGCAGCGAAAGAAGCAGGAGTGCGTCGCGTGGTGGTGACGTCCTCCGTGGCGGCGATTATTCCGAGCCCCACTTGGCCCGGTGATGTTCCAAAGAGGGAGGAGTGTTGGGCTGACGTTGAACTTTGCAAGCAAAAAGCG TTGTGGTATTCATTGTCGAAGACATTGGCGGAGAAAGCAGTTTGGGATTTTGCAAAGGAGAGTGGGTTGGATGTTGTTACAGTGAATCCTGGCATTGTTTTGGGTGAGGTTATTGCACCCAGGCTTAATGCAAGCATGCTCATGCTCTTGCGCCTTCTTCAAG GTTGTGATGATACATATGAGGACATTTTTATGGGATCGGTTCACTTTAAGGATGTAGCATTGGCACATATTTTGGTGTATGAGAACAAATCTGCAGCTGGTAGGCATGTGTGTGTTGAAGCTATCTCTCACTATGGTGATTTTGCAGCCAAAGTTGGTGAACTTTATCCAGAGTACAAAGTGCCTAA GATGCAACGAGATACCCAACCAGGATTATTGAGAGTGAAGGATGGATCAAAGAAACTTATGGATTTGGGTTTGCAAATCACTCCAATTGAGGAGATTATTAAGGATTCTGTAGAGGATTTGAAGAAAAAAGGATTCCTTCCATAA